In Humulus lupulus chromosome 6, drHumLupu1.1, whole genome shotgun sequence, a single genomic region encodes these proteins:
- the LOC133782343 gene encoding uncharacterized protein LOC133782343 → MGVQPGNAGDGKLPAIEVSSGPVESKSSSLVDAVLCFVVNSDSHINNKPFVLLNVLNFLKALWQRAAQYINILARLKSFEKFWKQLSKCISLTSLDSLPDSLTEMEALNLAYKYQCQSSIMEIMAYDMFLQNKLSRVESLEKPAPESKGRVENSGGIDKTKAANLYDHRDVLST, encoded by the exons ATGGGCGTCCAACCAGGTAATGCTGGTGATGGGAAGCTGCCAGCAATTGAGGTTTCCTCTGGGCCAGTAGAGTCTAAAAGTTCAAGCCTTGTAGATGCAGTACTTTGTTTTGTTGTAAATTCTGACAGTCATATCAATAA CAAACCCTTTGTGCTTCTTAATGTACTCAACTTTTTAAAGGCATTGTGGCAAAGGGCGGCTCAATATATCAATATATTGGCTAGGTTGAAAAGCTTTGAGAAGTTCTGGAAGCAATTGTCAAAATGCATTTCACTAACTTCTCTGGATTCTTTGCCTGATAGCCTGACTGAGATGGAAGCTCTAAATCTGGCATACAAATATCAGTGTCAATCTTCCATAATGGAAATAATGGCATATGAcatgtttttgcaaaataaatTGTCACGGGTGGAGTCACTAGAAAAACCAGCACCCGAGTCAAAGGGAAGGGTGGAAAATTCAGGAGGCATTGATAAAACAAAAGCTGCAAATCTATATGATCATAGAGATGTTTTATCAACGTGA